TACCGGTTGGGTGGAGGGCTTCTTTATCCGTTTCCACAAGACCATCGAGACCACCAACCAGCAGACCCTGGCCGCCACCCAGATGATGCTTACGGCCTGGAAGGAAGGGCTGGCTCAGGGGCTTCCCTCGAGCATCTTTGATGAGGCCCTGGAAAAGATGTGGGTGGAGACCTGGCTCTTCTACGCCAACTCCGTCCGCTTTGCTTCGGCCATGGCCGGAGCGGACTACGGGGCTTTTGCCAATGGTCGCTGGTATTTGAATAAAAACCTCCAGGCCATGAGGGATTGGCTGGAATTCAAGAGGGCGGTGAAAAAACTAAAGTAAGGGTCCTCGGGGGAGCCCTCGGGCTCCCCCCTTTTTAAAGGCTGAGAAGGCTTTTCAGACGTTCGTAGTAGAGGTGTTGGTCTAGAAGTTGGAAGGCCCTCTGGAGCTTGGCCGGATGCCGGAGGCGGGTGAGGCGGGGGAGTTGTTCCACCTTGCGGGCCGCAGAATAGGTATCATCCGGGACCACCAGAATGGCCACCCCAGATTCCTCGGCCCGGGAAAGGATGATCTCATTGGGATAAAGACCTCCGGTAAGGATCAAACAGACCGCTCCGGTCTCCAGGGCCGCAAGCTGGATATCCGACCGATCTCCCCCTACGATAACCCCGAAGCGGGGGGTCTTGCGAAAGTAAGTAATGGCCCGATCCACCTGCATGCCCCCGATGAGAAAATGTTCCACCAGTTGCTCTTCCCGACCGGGGACCAAGAGATCTCCCCCGATAAAATTGCGCAATTCCCCCACGGAGACCGCCTCGAGGAAGGGTTCGTAGGGGATCTCTCCTAAAATGAGGAAGCCTTCTTTCTCGAGATAAGGCCTTATCAGGTCTTCGTAAAAGGATCGGGTTTCCTCCCGGAGGGCGTTAATCACTATTCCGGAAAGGGCCTCTCCCAGGTCCTCCCGGGCTTTAAGTAAAGGATCCAGGAGGTACTCCCCCTCCCAACGCACGGTGAGCACGGTTTTGGCTCCCAGGGCCTTGATGAGATCCAAATGGGAGTTCCCCAGAAACTTCCCGGAATAAAGGGTCCCGTATCCGCTGAGGAGGAGGAACCGATCCCGATAAAGGGCTAGCTTTCTGTGGATCCGTTCTTTAAGATCCTGAGGACCCCTTTCTAAGGCCTCTATCACCACATCCTGAGTGATGACCAGGGCACAGAGGTCCTGGGGAGGGATATCCAGTTGAAGGGCTTGGGCTACGGAAAGGGCGTCCTGATCGGTGAGGACCCCTTCCTGGATCACCGGACGATTGCCCAGAGTTTTGAGATAACCCAGTTTTTTCTTAGAGGCCAAAAAGCGGCCCAGGCCTAAAACGGTAAGGGTCTTTCCGGCAAAAGGTTGAAGGGAGGTTACATAGAGCATCATGATAGACCTCCTAAGAGGAGACGGGCGTCCACCGCCACCACCCCCTTTCCTCGGGGGCGGACCATGAGGGGGTTGATTTCCCCCTCCGTCAATTCGGGAAAATCCGAAACCAGGAAAGAAAACCTTACTAGGGCCTCGGCCAGGGCTTCGAGATCGGCTTCTTTAGCCCCTCGGATTCCCTTGAGAAGGGGATAGCTCCGAATTTTGCGAATCATCTCCCGGGCCTCCTTTAGAGTGAGCGGAGCCAGCCGAAAGGAGACGTCTTTAAGAACTTCAACATAGATTCCTCCCAGGCCAAACATAACCAAAGGACCAAACTGGTGGTCTCGCGTAAAGCCCAAAATGACCTCCCGACCCCCTTCTATCATCTCCTGCACCAGCACTCCCAGGATGGTGGCCCCGGGTTGCCGCCGGCGCACATTGGTGGTGATCTCTAGGAAGGCCTGGCGAAGCTCCTTTTCATCTCGAAGGTTCGTTTTCACTCCTCCCACATCGGTCTTGTGGAGGATCTCCGGAGAGACGATCTTCAAGACCACGGGGTAGCCCACCACCCGAGCAGCCAGGACGGCCTCTTCGGTGGTTCGGGCCAGAAGGGATTTGGGAAAGCGGAACCCGTAAGCCATAAGCACTTCCTGCACTTCGTGATCCAGGAGTACGGATCGTCCGGCCTCGCGGGCGCCTTCCAAGATGCTGCGGGCCCTCTGAAAATCCACCGCCGGACGTACGGGTTCTTCCGGGGGGCGGCTACGGTTAAAGGTATAAAGCCAGGCCTTTTCCAGGGCCTGTACCGCCTCTTCAGGATATTCAAAAGGGGGGATCCCGGAGCGCAGAAGGGTGCGCCGGGTAGCGCGAAGGGTTTCCTCGCCGATAAAACAAGCCGCCAAGGGTTTGGTCCCTCGGAATTCCTTCAGCCCGCGGGCCACCTGGAGAGGATCTATGGTGGCCGTACGGGAGAGGATAACCAGGAGGGCATCCACCTCCTTTTCTTGGGTAAGAACCTTCAGAACCTCGAAATAGCGCTCCTCGTCCGCATCTCCCAAAAGATCCACCGGGTTATAGAAGGAGGCGTGAGGAGGGAGTAAGCGGCGCAATCTCTTTACGGTCTTTCCCGAAAGAGAGGGAAGCTCGAGGGCGGATCTTTCGCAAGCGTCGGCGGCAATGATCCCCGGGCCTCCGGAGTTGGTGATTACCACCAGTCGGGGACCCTGGGGCAAGGGCTGGAGGGCCAAAAAGCGGGCCAGGTTAAAAAATTCCCGCAGGTTCTTTGTCCAGAGGACCCCGGCCTGCTGGAAAGCCGCCCGATAGGCTACCTCAGAGCCCGCCAGGGAACCGGTATGGGAGGAAGCGGCCCGGGCCCCGGCGGCGGTAAGCCCTCCCTTGAAAATCACGATGGGTTTTCGATAGGAAATCCGCCGGGCCACCTCTACGAAGGTACGCCCCTCGTCTATTCCTTCTACATAGCCTAGGATGACCTCCGTATGGGGATCTTCAGCCAGGGCCTGCAAGCACTCTATCTCGGAAACGTCGCTTTTGTTCCCCAGGCTTACAAAGCGCGAAAGCCCTACTCCTTCGGCTCTGGCCCATTCCAGAACCGCCAGACAGAGGGCCCCGGATTGGGAAAAAAAGCCGATGCGCCCCTTTCGAGGAGGAATGGCCGCAAAGGTGGCGTTCAGACGGTGATAGGTATCCACCACTCCCAGACAGTTGGGCCCCAGGATCCGGATCCCGTTTTCTCGGGCGATGGAAAGCACCTCTCTTTCTAGACGAGCCCCCTCCGCTCCGGATTCCCGGAACCCCGCGGAAAGAATGACCGCGGCCCGGATCCCCTGGGACGCACAATCTTTAAGGACCGAAGGTACCAGCGGGGCCGGGACGGCGATTATGGCCAGATCTACCTTTTCCGGAATTTCCGTTACCCGGGAATAGCAGGGCAGCCCTAGGATCTCCGAGGCCTTGGGATTTACGGGATAAATCTTTCCCGGAAACCGATAATCTAGGAGATTTTTGACCACATCGTAGCCCACCTTCCCGGGCTGTCGGGAGGCCCCCACTACGGCCACCACTTGAGGACGGAAGAAGGCATCAAGCATAAGAGCCCCGTTTCAGGATATAATACTTCCTGCAGGGCTGCTAGGGCGGTCTTTCTATCCTATAAAGATCACCCGAAAAGGGATCCCGCCAAACTTCTCTTTATACATTTTGGCCAACTCGGGTTCGTCTTCGGCAAAACCCTCAAGATCGAACTCGAAGGAGGCTACCCCTTTGGTAAGGGCTTCTCAGAAATCCACGTTAACATAGGGAAGAAGTGTTCCATCAAAAACAGGATACATGAAAAAGTGCACAAAGACCTCTCCCCCTAGCTCCCCTACAGGTATTTCCAGATTCAGGGAGGGGTCTAGTTCGATCTCCAGTCCGGGGGTGCGGGCCTTTGAGGGTAAATCTTTAAGCTTGGTCTCCGGGGTTACCCTTCGCAGAGTGTGAAAGGTGTGGAGGGCTGGCGAGGCCAAGATAAAGGGCCTTGTCGAGGCCCCTGGATGAATAAAAGGCCTTGGAGGGGCCTCTGACTCTGGAGAGGAGGGAGGCTCGGCCGTGGGACGGAAGAACTCCGAGGCTGGATGAGAGGCCACCAGGACCCCTCCTTTCTCTATCAAAGAGCGGTAAGGGCGGAAGACCTCCTCCGCAGGCTTGGGAGAAACCTCGTATTTCCGGGGCAGATAGGAAAGGATCTGCATCTGAGGAAGGGCCTTGAACCCGAATTTTATTTCTACAGGCTTTCCCTGGTAAATGAAATATTCTTCATGGCGCCAGAGCCGGGGAATAGAAGCGCACTCCCTTCGGAGCTTTTGGAGTTCTTGGTGAAGGGCCTGAATTTTTTTAAGCAACCCGGGTAAAGACTCGAGTCTTTCGGAAGGCAATACCCGATATCCCTCCTCTTCTCCTTTCCGAAGGCGGGCCAGGACCACCCCCGGAGGCTCAATCTTTGGAGCAATCTCTATCCGGAAGCCCTCCCGGATACGATTGGGGTGGCACTCCTTGGGATCACAGACGGTAACCGTGGGCTCCCGGGGACATTCTTCATAAAAAAGGCCGATTTGCAGCTCATCCGGCCGCTCCTTAAGGGGGATCTCCAGGGTTTGGTCTTCCGGGACCAGGACTAGACGCCCTTCGGTATCCAGAGCCAGTCCGGCAGTTATGCGAAAGCGGACCTTTTCTCCTTGCACTTGAAAATCTTCGATCCCTAAACCCCAGAGGAGGCCCGGTCCCAGGAGGGTGGCGTTAATCAGGGCCTCCCGGGCCAAAAAATAGGCCTGCTCCAGGTTGAAATCTTCAGCGGTAAGGAGTTTGCCGAAAAAATAGGTGTTGCGTTCTAATCCTTGGGGGAAATCTTGCCGGATCTTTTGGGGTATGGCCATGTCGATCCTCCTTCTTTTAGATTTGGAAGTCTCGGCCTAAAGTGGCCAGGAGATTCAAACGGGAGACTGGGCTGCGGCGGGCCAGGGTGGAGTCCTGCCCCAACCGGGAAAGTCCCAGTCTCAGCTCTCTTTGCGGAATAACCGTGTTGACTCCCAAGACCAAAGGAGTCCTCAGGGCAAACCCGGGCTCAAGGCTTACTACCTCTTCTTGGGCTCCCAAAGGGGTCCACTCCGGGACTATTTTCCGTAAAAGGGTGCGTTGTTCCGGAGGAAGTTCCGGAGGCACAAAGACCAAGAAAAGCGAACCCTGGACTCCGAAAAGGCAGGAAAAAGGCCCCCCTAAGGATTCTATCTCTCGCCATTCGATGGCCTCCCGAAGACTGGCCCGCCCTCCGGTTATTAATCGCAAAACTTCCCGGAGGGCTCCCACAGAACCCCTCCGGCGGTAGAGCTCCGGCAGGAGGGAAAGCCAGGCCTGCAGCTCTTCTCGGTTAAGCCCTTCCGGGGAGAAACCCAGGAGATGGAGTAAAAATCGAAGGTCTTCTTAATCTCCGCGGCCCTCAAAGGCCTTGAGGAGGTCTTCCTTCCGGTAAAGAAGGAGGTGGTGCAGGAGCCGAAAGGCCGAAAAGAGGGGGAGCAGAAAGGCCTCGGCCCCTTCCCGGTAACTTTCTGGCAAAAGGGATAACCATTTTTCTACCGGAGGCACCGCCAGGGCCCAGAAAAATACCGCTTCCTCGTCGGCCGCGGTAGCCAGACGCATTACCCCCTGCCGGTGGAGGCGCCCCTCCTCATCCACATAACCCTTGGGCAAAGTAAACTCGAACTCCGTTTGGAGCATAGGCGTCGGTGGTACTTAAATTTTTGTGTCCGGGTATTAAGAAAAAGGGGAGCCCCTTCTACCGGAGGGGCTCCCCGAGCAAAAGGAAAAATCTAAAACAGGAGGCAAACTTATGAAACAAGATAACCTCTTTACCGAAAAATTTCTATCGGAAAATAGAGGAGGCGGAGAGGGCTTGTGGAGGATATTTTCATTCGGAAAGGGATCGGAATTTTCGGTACGGGCTATTGGCCAAAGAACTTTTAGAGGGTCGCTGGAGGCGTCCTAACTGGAAGTATCGGGAAGTAGCTCATCTCCTGAGGTACCTTTTTGAGGAGAGGTTTTCTAAAGATGACCACTAAGTCCAGACACAGAAAACTTGACAAGCGCCGCCTCTGGTACCGAGGTCCTTTATTATCATCGTTCCTGGAAAGGGGAGAAAATGGCCCAGATCCTTCTCGATTATCTGGTGGCCCATCTGGGATTACCTTCCAGAGGGATAAAACCCTGTACCTCTGAGGATCGGGGCGGTTATTTATTGCGCTACACCAAGGCCCCCTGCGTGATCTGTGAGCCCTTTTTCATCGACAATTCCGTAGATTTAGCTCGGGCGCAGGAAGATCTACCGGGGTTAGCCCGAGCCTACGCCCAGGCTATTGAAAAAATAGGGGCTTTAGCCCAAAGAGGTTTTCAATAAAGCTTTCGTAAGCTATTCCCCTATCTTGGGGAGCAACCCCCTTTCGCGGGCGTAGGCGTACTGGCGCTTGAGGAACCAGAGCCCTCCCCAAAAATAGAAGAGATCTAGGCCCCAGGCCCGCAGAAGATACTCTGTAGGGAGTCCGCCCTGAGAGATCACCGCGCGCATACCTTCGAAGATGTAGGCCGAGGGGGTAAGGAGGGCCAGGTACTGTAAGAACTTGGGAAGGACCTCCAGAGGATAAAATACCGCCGAAAGGGGCAGGAAAATGAAGATAAGGGCCCAGGCCAGGATCTCGGCCTCCTGTCCGAAACGCAGGATCAATCCTATAGTCACCAGACCGATGCTCCAGCCCAAAACGAAAAGGCCCAGAACAAAAATTCCCAGATAGACCCCCAGGCGAAAGAGATTGAACCCGTAGAAGACCCCCGCCAGGGTGGCCATGAGTCCGAAAGCCAGAGAGACTTTGAGAAAACTCACCGCGATAAGACCGCCCAGATATTCCCCCAGGGTGACAGGGGCTACCAGGAGATTTACCAGGTTGCGGGACCAAACCTCCTCCAAGAAGGAGACAGAGACCGCAAGCTGGGAACGGTAAAGGATGTGCCAGAGGATAAGGGCCCCGAGAAAGAAGGAAACGAATTTCGGAAGGCGCAGGGCCCCTCTTTCAAGGTAAAGGGTGAGGAAGCCCCAGAGAAGGAGATCCATGGTAGGCCAGTAGACCAGGTCCAGGATGCGGCTAAAGCTTCGCCGGTAAAGAAAGGCCTGTCGCAGGACGATGCCCAGGATCCGCCGGGGTCTCAGCATAAAGGGGGCTCCTTTAAGGCCTTGAAGTAGACCTCCTCCAGGTTTTGGGCCTTAAAACGTTGACACAGGACCGTCGGAGGCCCCTCGGCCAGGATCCGTCCCTGATGAAGAAGAAGGACCCGATCGGAAAGGTCTTGAAGCTCGAGGAGATTGTGGGAGGTGAAGATCACGGCCATCCCCCGATCCTGCTGATAGGCCTTGATGAGATTTCTTACTTTCCGGGCCATGGTCGGGTCGAGCCCGGCCGTGGGTTCGTCCAGGAGCAGAACCTCTGGATCGTTGATTAGGGCCTTGGCCAGGCAGAGGCGCATCATCTGGCCGGAGGAAAGATGTCGGGTCTTTTCCCGGCGCATTTCCCAGAGATCCAGAAGGCGGAGAAGCCTCTCGATTCTTTCCCGGCAAGAAGGCACTCCATAAAGAAGGGCATACACCCAGAGGTTTTCTTCCACGGTGAGGGAAAGAGGCAGCCCCACATAATTAGAGGCGAAGTTGATCCGCTCAAGGATCTCCCGGAGGTGTTCCTCCAGGTCCAGGCCGAAGAAGCGGATCTGTCCCCGGGTGGGGGTTACCAGGCCGAGAAGACAGTTAAGGAGGGTGGTCTTGCCCGCCCCGTTGGGCCCGAGAATCCCCAGGAACTCCCCCCGTTCCAAGGAAAAGCTTACCCCGGAAAGAGCAGGCTGCCCTTTAAAGACCTTGGTAAGATTTTTCACCTCCAGAACAGGCACAGACTACCCCTTTCTTTTCCGCACAACTTTTCAGGAAGGGCAGGGGAAAGAGCTTAGGCCAGTTCTACGCCTCCGGTCAGGCCTTCACCCCATTCGATCTCGATTTCGAGGCTCTGTTTGGTCTTTCCGGGTTTGGCCTTTTCTTCCACCTTGATTTCCAGGATTACCCTCTCGGGGAGGCTTAGGCGGACCTCTTCGGCCTCTCGCCGAAGGGCGAGCTCTCCGGCCTCAAGCTTTGCGGCTAGATCTCTCAAAAAGGTGGCTACCTCGGTCCGATCTTTGAGTTCCTCGCTTTTGAAAAGCACCTTCTTTTCGGCCATAAACTCCTCCGGGGTTTGACTTTTGTCCGTCACAAAGTTAATAATTAGTTGGGCCATGAACAAGACCACCGAAAAAGAGAGCACAGGACGCAGACTGAGCGGAGAAGAGGAGGCCATTTTGCGGGCCACCAAGGAGATCGTAATCAAGTTTATCGAGATGGGGCGTTGTTCCCCGGCCTCCTTTGAGGAGGTCTTTACTTTGGTCTTCCGCACCATCAAAAAGACCCTTAATTCTTGACACTCCTGGAAGCGCCCATTATCGTAAATGAGGTGGGCCGGTAACTCAGCTGGCAGAGTACTGGCCTTTTAAGCCAGGAGTCGCAGGTTCGAATCCTGCCCGGCCCACTTAGAGAATCAAGGATTTTCGGACTTCTCTCTTTTTCTTGGTGTCCAACGTGGTGTCCAGCACTTCGGAATTTCCCCCCTTTGGGAGGAATTCGTCTGTCAGATTTAATCAACTACTGTCAGGCTTGACCACGGGCAGAATTAGGCGCAGGAGGTTTGGCCGTGGCAGTCAATAAGGAATGTCCACACTGTCATGCGAAGAATGCGCTTTCGCGGAAGAAATGCTTCCGCTGCGGGAAGTCGCTTACGGGGTTATCTCAAATCGTGTATTGGGTGGATGTGAGAATTGAGATGCCCCCAAACGTTGCACACCTGAAATGTTAGGGTCCATTATACCTGCCCCTTTTTCTGCACACCACCTGGGAGATCTCCTTCATTTTCTTTCCAGATTTCCATAGGTGTTCGATAGTTTAGGGCTGAATAAGGTCGTTTTTGGTTGTATTCCTTAATCCAATTTTCTATACGGCTCTTAGCTTCTTCTAAGGTATCAAATTCTTCCCGATCAATCACTTCCTCGCGCCCAGCGGGTAGCGCCCAGCCAGACCGCCTTGCAGCGCCTCCGGGGTGAGCTGGCGCGGCTGGAAGAAGAGTGGAAATCGCCCTCGGGCGAGCTGGCGGCCTCGCCCGACCTCTGGCGGGATACCCTGCGGGCCGTGCTGGCCCACCATCTAGAGGTGCAGGGCGCAGCACTGGAGGCGCTCACCGAAGCCGCCGTGAGGGGGATCCTCCAGTGGGCGCTGGATTGGCATGTCACCGTGCTGAAAGAAAGCCTTTAAGAAGGAGGAATAACCATGGCAAGTTACCAAAAGTTCCTGCAGGTCGGCATGGCGCTGGACCCCATCCATGTAGGCACCGGGGGCGCGCGCATCGGCCGGGTAGACCTCACCATCGTCCGGGACCCGGTGACCCAGGTGCCCAAGATCCCGGGCTCGAGCCTAGCGGGGGTGTACCGAACGTACGTGGCAATGGCAGAGCAAGAGTCAAATCCAAATAGGCAGGTGAACGGGCAATCTAAGCCCTATTACCCCGACTGTGCCGGCTTAGGGCAGGATGCAAACCACGGCCACTGCCGCAAGCCCAACTGCCCGGTTTGCACCGTCTTCGGCTTTGCTCGGGGTGCGGGACAGGAAGGCGGTTTTGCAGGCTTGGCCGCCTTCACCGATGCGCAGGTACTGCTGTTTCCCGTCCCCACCCGGCGGGGTCCCATGTGGGTCACTTGCCCGATGGCCTTGCAGACAACTGGCTTGACGGTGAGCGGGGTAGATAGCGAAGCCGTCTACGTGGAACAAGCAGGGAATCCCCCTCAACCTGGGCTGGCTATTGCTGGAGACCTGCCAGTGTAGTCAGATGGGCAACATCCAATTGTGTCTTCAGAGTCTGAGCATACCCGATTTTATCTGCAACCGCCTGGCCCTGGTAGGTAGTGTTTCACAAATTGTGTCCGAGGGGGTAAATAAAGAGGCCTTCCTCCTTGCGATAATAAGTGGGAGTCAAACCAAAGGGAAGGAGGAAGGCCATGCAGGACAGAGAAATTATAGAAAAGCTGGAGGACCTCATCAAGGAGGCCATTAAAAGCGTGATTGAGCGACTGGCTATTGAGGAAAGAAGCCTTTACCTTGAGGAACACCCTGAAACCAAAGGCAATGGTTTCTACTCTCGCTCCCTTCTCACCAAATACGGGCCTATTGAAGGCCTTATGGTTCCCAGAACTCGAGATGGAAACTTTAGAGCTCAGATTCTACCTCCTCCAAGGAGAAGAGCCGGTCTCGACTTGGGAGAAGCTGTATTGGCCTTGTACGCTTCGGGAGCCAGTACCAGGGCGGTTTCAAGATTTATCGAGACCATTTACGGGGCTTACTATTCGCCAGCCAGTATAAGCAGACTAACGGAGGTAGCCGAGGACCAAATTGAGTCCTGGAGAAAGCGAAGGCTTTCGGAGGAATACTTTGCCCTTTATCTGGATGCTACTTTTCTGCCGGTGAGGAGAGGAACTGTGGCCAGGGAGCCGGTGTATCTGGCTTTGGGGATAAGGCGAGATGGGACCAGAGAGATTGTGGGCTTTTGGACCAGTGGAGGGGAAGGTGAGAGCGCTCTGGTTTATCAGGAAATTTTCAACGAACTGCGCGAAAGAGGTCTCAAGAGGATTGAGGTGGTCATAGGGGACGGGCTATCAGGCTTGAAGGAGGCGGTTCTCAGGGTTTATCCTGGGGCCAGGTTTCAGAGATGCGTTCTTCACAGTCTCAAGTATAGCCTGAGGAAGGTTCGGAGGTCTCACCGAGAGGCGCTGGCTCAGGATTTGAGGAAAATTTATCGGGCTGGGAGGAGGTCCGAGGCCCTGGAGGCCTTCAGGGCTTTCAAGGCCCGGTGGCAAGGGAAGTATCCGGAAGTAGTGAAGCACTGGGAGGAGAACCTCGAGGATCTCTTGGTTTTTCTGGAATATCCGGAGCCTATTCGGAATTATATTTACACCACGAATCAGCTTGAAAGGCTGATTAAAGAGGTCAAGCGCAGGACCAAGGTGATAGAGGTTTTCTGTGAGCCTGGGGCACTTTACAAGGTAGTCTATCTGGTGCTTAGGGGTCTAGAGGAGAAATACCGTTCGCGAAAACTGAGAGGTTTTGAGGATCTTATGGAGGAAGGCCTCTTATCCTGCGGACACAGTTGACGAAACACTATGCCCTGGTACCTGACCGGCTGTTTGCCCATATCGTCAACAGCAACCTGGAGGTGCGCACTTCGGTCTCCATCGACCCGGCCACCGGCGCGGCGGAAGAGAAGGCCCTTTTCTCCTACGAAGCCCTGCCGCGGGGAACGGTACTGGTGTGGGAGATCATCGCTAAGAACCCGGCGCATTTTCAGATTGGCGGCCGGTCAATTACAGCAGTGTCCACGCCACAGGCGGTTCACAATAAAGCCCAACAGGCTCATCCTTACTTGGAACATCTGGGCATCGGGGGCATGGGCACCCGCGGCATGGGGCGCGTGGAGGTGCTGTATGCGAACACATGGTCTGCCACGGGGACAGCATCCTGCCAAGAAAGCCAGTCTTCCGAAGAGCAAACCGAGCGGGAAACAGAGGATCAAGGGGAGGCAAGCCATTAGTGAAATGCAAAAGACGAATCTGGACATCAGGTGCGCCG
This portion of the Thermosulfurimonas marina genome encodes:
- a CDS encoding DRTGG domain-containing protein: MMLYVTSLQPFAGKTLTVLGLGRFLASKKKLGYLKTLGNRPVIQEGVLTDQDALSVAQALQLDIPPQDLCALVITQDVVIEALERGPQDLKERIHRKLALYRDRFLLLSGYGTLYSGKFLGNSHLDLIKALGAKTVLTVRWEGEYLLDPLLKAREDLGEALSGIVINALREETRSFYEDLIRPYLEKEGFLILGEIPYEPFLEAVSVGELRNFIGGDLLVPGREEQLVEHFLIGGMQVDRAITYFRKTPRFGVIVGGDRSDIQLAALETGAVCLILTGGLYPNEIILSRAEESGVAILVVPDDTYSAARKVEQLPRLTRLRHPAKLQRAFQLLDQHLYYERLKSLLSL
- a CDS encoding acetate--CoA ligase family protein, which gives rise to MLDAFFRPQVVAVVGASRQPGKVGYDVVKNLLDYRFPGKIYPVNPKASEILGLPCYSRVTEIPEKVDLAIIAVPAPLVPSVLKDCASQGIRAAVILSAGFRESGAEGARLEREVLSIARENGIRILGPNCLGVVDTYHRLNATFAAIPPRKGRIGFFSQSGALCLAVLEWARAEGVGLSRFVSLGNKSDVSEIECLQALAEDPHTEVILGYVEGIDEGRTFVEVARRISYRKPIVIFKGGLTAAGARAASSHTGSLAGSEVAYRAAFQQAGVLWTKNLREFFNLARFLALQPLPQGPRLVVITNSGGPGIIAADACERSALELPSLSGKTVKRLRRLLPPHASFYNPVDLLGDADEERYFEVLKVLTQEKEVDALLVILSRTATIDPLQVARGLKEFRGTKPLAACFIGEETLRATRRTLLRSGIPPFEYPEEAVQALEKAWLYTFNRSRPPEEPVRPAVDFQRARSILEGAREAGRSVLLDHEVQEVLMAYGFRFPKSLLARTTEEAVLAARVVGYPVVLKIVSPEILHKTDVGGVKTNLRDEKELRQAFLEITTNVRRRQPGATILGVLVQEMIEGGREVILGFTRDHQFGPLVMFGLGGIYVEVLKDVSFRLAPLTLKEAREMIRKIRSYPLLKGIRGAKEADLEALAEALVRFSFLVSDFPELTEGEINPLMVRPRGKGVVAVDARLLLGGLS
- a CDS encoding N-acetylmuramoyl-L-alanine amidase, whose amino-acid sequence is MTSAASGTEVLYYHRSWKGEKMAQILLDYLVAHLGLPSRGIKPCTSEDRGGYLLRYTKAPCVICEPFFIDNSVDLARAQEDLPGLARAYAQAIEKIGALAQRGFQ
- a CDS encoding ABC transporter permease; translation: MLRPRRILGIVLRQAFLYRRSFSRILDLVYWPTMDLLLWGFLTLYLERGALRLPKFVSFFLGALILWHILYRSQLAVSVSFLEEVWSRNLVNLLVAPVTLGEYLGGLIAVSFLKVSLAFGLMATLAGVFYGFNLFRLGVYLGIFVLGLFVLGWSIGLVTIGLILRFGQEAEILAWALIFIFLPLSAVFYPLEVLPKFLQYLALLTPSAYIFEGMRAVISQGGLPTEYLLRAWGLDLFYFWGGLWFLKRQYAYARERGLLPKIGE
- a CDS encoding ABC transporter ATP-binding protein; the protein is MKNLTKVFKGQPALSGVSFSLERGEFLGILGPNGAGKTTLLNCLLGLVTPTRGQIRFFGLDLEEHLREILERINFASNYVGLPLSLTVEENLWVYALLYGVPSCRERIERLLRLLDLWEMRREKTRHLSSGQMMRLCLAKALINDPEVLLLDEPTAGLDPTMARKVRNLIKAYQQDRGMAVIFTSHNLLELQDLSDRVLLLHQGRILAEGPPTVLCQRFKAQNLEEVYFKALKEPPLC
- a CDS encoding amphi-Trp domain-containing protein — protein: MAEKKVLFKSEELKDRTEVATFLRDLAAKLEAGELALRREAEEVRLSLPERVILEIKVEEKAKPGKTKQSLEIEIEWGEGLTGGVELA
- a CDS encoding integrase core domain-containing protein, encoding MIDREEFDTLEEAKSRIENWIKEYNQKRPYSALNYRTPMEIWKENEGDLPGGVQKKGQV
- a CDS encoding RAMP superfamily CRISPR-associated protein; the protein is MALDPIHVGTGGARIGRVDLTIVRDPVTQVPKIPGSSLAGVYRTYVAMAEQESNPNRQVNGQSKPYYPDCAGLGQDANHGHCRKPNCPVCTVFGFARGAGQEGGFAGLAAFTDAQVLLFPVPTRRGPMWVTCPMALQTTGLTVSGVDSEAVYVEQAGNPPQPGLAIAGDLPV
- a CDS encoding IS256 family transposase, which produces MQDREIIEKLEDLIKEAIKSVIERLAIEERSLYLEEHPETKGNGFYSRSLLTKYGPIEGLMVPRTRDGNFRAQILPPPRRRAGLDLGEAVLALYASGASTRAVSRFIETIYGAYYSPASISRLTEVAEDQIESWRKRRLSEEYFALYLDATFLPVRRGTVAREPVYLALGIRRDGTREIVGFWTSGGEGESALVYQEIFNELRERGLKRIEVVIGDGLSGLKEAVLRVYPGARFQRCVLHSLKYSLRKVRRSHREALAQDLRKIYRAGRRSEALEAFRAFKARWQGKYPEVVKHWEENLEDLLVFLEYPEPIRNYIYTTNQLERLIKEVKRRTKVIEVFCEPGALYKVVYLVLRGLEEKYRSRKLRGFEDLMEEGLLSCGHS